The following nucleotide sequence is from Centropristis striata isolate RG_2023a ecotype Rhode Island chromosome 7, C.striata_1.0, whole genome shotgun sequence.
GTGTGTGGCTTCAACAGGACCTCCGGGTCCGTCTTCTACAACAACCCTGCTTACTCTGACCGTGAGTCGCCTCGGAAGCTGGTACAAGCTGAATGTTCCAGCATCAAGTTACTAAACCAGTCCTCCATGGATTTAATGTTGGAGCTCAACCCTTTACcatttcactataactattgaaaaaatattcaggttttattacttttttctcctgaaatgaggcctaattttgtatattttactgaaattgaccaataataatgaaaaaaatatgaaaattatatatcaatgttttGGTCATGACTCAAGACTATTCGTGGATTTTTAACAACGAGAATCTTCTGACTGTTGCTGTTGTAACAAGTTTTAGTTTGAACTacaggtgtgtgttttgtgttttagtttgaactacaggtgtgtgttttgtgttttagtttgaactacaggtgtgtgttttagtttgaactacaggtgtgtgttttgtgttttagtttgaactacaggtgtgtgttttagtttgaactacaggtgtgtgttttagtttgaactacaggtgtgtgttttagtttgaactacaggtgtgtgttttagtttgaactacaggtgtgtgttttagtttgaactacaggtgtgtgttttagtttgaactacaggtgtgtgttttgtgttttagtttgaactacaggtgtgtgttttagtttgaactacaggtgtgtgttttagtttgaactacaggtgtgtgttttagtttgaactacaggtgtgtgttttgtgttttagtttgaactacaggtgtgtgttttagtttgaactacaggtgtgtgttttagtttgaactacaggtgtgtgttttgtgttttagtttgaactacaggtgtgtgttttagtttgaactacaggtgtgtgttttagtttgaactacaggtgtgtgttttagtttgaactacaggtgtgtgttttagtttgaactacaggtgtgtgttttagtttgaactacaggtgtgtgttttagtttgaactacaggtgtgtgttttagtttgaactacaggtgtgtgttttagtttgaactacaggtgtgtgttttgtgttttagtttgaactacaggtgtgtgttgtgtttgaactacaggtgtgtgttttgtgttttagtttgaactacaggtgtgtgttgtgtttgaactacaggtgtgtgtgttgtgtttgttactgacaggtgtgtgttttgtgtgttgtaGGGGTGTGCTGTACCAGCGTCGGTAACTTTGAGGAGGCTCGGCGGAGCTACGGGACGGATGAGGACATCCTGCTGATCTTTAAGGAAAGTTGATGGTGATAAGACTCGTCTCCAGTCTTGGACTCGTGACTCGGGACTCGTCTCCAGTCTTGGACTCGTGACTCGGGACTCGTCTCCAGTCTTGGACTCGTGACTCGTGACTCGTCTCCAGTCTTGGACTCGGGACTCGTCTCCAGTCTTGGACTCGTGACTCGGGACTCGTCTCCAGTCTTGGACTCGTGACTCGTCTCCAGTCTTGGACTCGGGACTCGTCTCCAGTCTTGGACTCGGGACTCGTCTCCAGTCTTGGACTCGGGACTCGGGACTCGTCTCCAGTCTTGGACTCGTGACTCGTCTCCAGTCTTGGACTCGGGACTCGTCTCCAGTCTTGGACTCGTGACTCGGGACTCGTCTCCAGTCTTGACTCGGGACTCGTCTCCAGTCTTGGACTCGTGACTCGGGACTCGTCTCCAGTCTTGGACTCGGGACTCGTCTCCAGTCTTGGACTCGTGACTCGGGACTCGTCTCCAGTCTTGGACTCGTGACTCGGGACTCGTCTCCAGTCTTGACTCGTGACTCGTGACTCGTCTCCAGTCTTGACTCGTGACTCGGGACTCGTCTCCAGTCTTGACTCGTGACTCGGGACTCGTCTCCAGTCTTGACTCGGGACTCGTGACTCGTCTCCAGTCTTGACTCGGGACTCGGGACTCGTCTCcagtcttgacttgggactcgTGACTCGTCTCCAGTCTTGACTCGTGACTCGTCTCCAGTCTTGACTCGTGACTCGTCTCCAGTCTTGACTCGTAACTCGTCTCCAGTCTTGACTCGGGACTCGTGACTCGTCTCCAGTCTTGACTCGTGACTCGTCTCCAGTCTTGACTCGGGACTCGGGACTCGTCTCCAGTCTTGACTCGGGACTCGTCTCCAGTCTTGACTCGGGACTCGTCTCCAGTCTTGACTCGGGACTCGTGACTCGTCTCCAGTCTTGACTCGTGACTCGTCTCCAGTCTTGACTCGGGACTCGTCTCCAGTCTTGACTCGTGACTCGTCTCCAGTCTTGACTCGGGACTCGTGACTCGTCTCCAGTCTTGACTCGGGACTCGTGACTCGTCTCCAGTCTTGACTCGGGACTCGTGACTCGTCTCCAGTCTTGACTTGTGACTCGTCTCCAGTCTTGACTCGGGACTCGTGACTCGTCTCCAGTCTTGGACTCGGGACTCGTGACTCGTCTCCAGTCTTGACTTGTGACTCGTCTCCAGTCTTGACTCGGGACTCGTGACTCGTCTCCAGTCTTGACTCGGGACTCGGGACTCGTCTCCAGTCTTGACTCGGGACTCGTGACTCGTCTCCAGTCTTGACTTGTGACTCGTCTCCAGTCTTGACTCGGGACTCGTGACTCGTCTCCAGTCTTGGACTCGTGACTCGGGACTCGTCTCCAGTCTTGACTCGGGACTCGGGACTCGTCCTCTGGTGCTAGTTAGCCCGCCTCACCTGACTGCTGCTGATTAGCGGCTCTTCTTCGTGTCAGACGCCTCTCAGCCTGGAAGGATTCAGATCTGGGAGTTTCACTAAtattatttgctttattttgttgAGATGAGCAGACGGATGGATTTTATTGCGTCGGATGAATTTTAATGAGTGATATTGGACCTCACAGTCAAACTGTATTTCAGACTACAGTTGGTGAAATGTGGGAATCATGACATAGAAGAGGAAAAGCCTGGAAGTTGGGTCACATGACTGCTGGCTGATGGTTTATTGTTTGACCTGTTCAGTGTTGAAGTCCTGAAGAGGAAACCCTCCTAACTCACGTCTGTCTCTTTATTCTGATGATTCTGTTAACAGGGAAAACAGGAAGTAGTTGTTGTTTTGAGAGTCTCAGGTAACTATTATCCTAAAATGTGACATGCGCATCAAATAACAACGAGTTCAATGCAATACAACACCGTTTGTCTGTGGAACATGAACTCACCagatgagaaaacaacaacatgtcgTCATGGCAACGTGCTGAGGATCATGGCGGAGCAAAagtgtcattttatttcatgttctCTGTTCAAACTGGTGAAGGTCATTTCTCATTGTcactcagttttatttttttaaatttaggtaTTATGTAAAAGTTTTTGCACTACACTTTTCAAACCAGACCAGAtaattatgtgttatttaaattttgaaaaataCCATGAAATTACTACTAAAAGTGATTTCTTCCTGGTTGTGCTACCTGGTAAGAAGAAATGGCACGTTTTAAAccacaaactttattttttattaaacatggAGCTGcatttattatatgttttatatgtaattaaaggATTTGAacatatattttcttctttctggtACATTTAATGAAACACTTACACCTCATTATATACTAACTTTTTGCCAGAGATTAAGGGAATCTAATCTTATCTGAATTGTTAATAATTAATGAaggctacatttagctgctagtATGAGCCTCATCCAGCTGACTCTGAGGATGGATTATTATTCACAACTTGTCTTAAACATTCTCAACACTGTTTAAGCCGTGGAGCAAACTATCTACCCTAAAATGTTTAGTTCTGCTGCAGAAACCGTTTGGGAACCGCAGCTGAGAGAGTTGTTTCTTAAAGACAAGAAAAGTTTCCTCACAGATAGAGATGAGGCGTTTTTGATGAGGACGGAGAAGTGAAGAAGTCAATGAACTTTTAATTCACACGACTGGATTCAGTTCTGGCATGTAGCAGACTGAATGAAGAATAAAAGACAGGAGGATCAAATGTAGTCAGTGCGTTTCCTTTCAGACTCGACACAGAAGCAACTTCTCACTCACGTTCTGACTGCAGACGttgactggggatttccaccggacgcgttactgcagcagcacgtcagtttagcgagccggccgtatacacgcgagataacgagatcacgcgataatcctgaccatacgggagaccgcaagatcccgtgataaactttaaactctatttatacagtctatggataaactgtgtgtataaagtaaacaacaacaacaaaaaccaacttactttgcttctctgaggtgaaagatatgttgatctgaccatctatccttataaaaacaatatgttatgtcataaatgattgtatgatgttccacttcaacaatcagtctcttgtcttccgtgtcgccgatcctctgagaccctttgattgattgattgattgattgattgattgattgattgattgctgatctggtgccccggtcataacataatgttgatgtgaagtagttttaggctgcatgaactgcgtattgtgttttattttgaaaggggcggaagtgttttacgctaattgtgagtcggacttcctgtctggtgatctgctctgttgagattcacgcgagttggcagcgtctcgcggagaaatagaagtcctacctaatgctcgcgtagagacgctgacgcgacgctgcagtaacgttacgctacgcgcccggtggaaatgctctcattgattagagtgttacctatttgcaacgtcatacgcgacgctgacgttacgctgcagtaacgcgcccggtggaaatcaggcttgagTCTGATcctgaaataaacacaaacctCAGTTTAACCTTTGTGCTGAGTCTACAGCTGCATTCTGTGcatgaaaaaagcattttaacacagactaaattaaattaaattaaagattaTTACTATCACGTCTTGGCAGACAAACTTCTTTATGTTAGTCTTTCTGAACATGATTATTGTTGAGAACACAATCTGTCCAGGTTTCTGGCTCTTCCTCTGCCTTCCTTTGTCAAAAGGTGTCCCCCAGGGCTCGATCCTGGGTCCTCTTTTGTTCTCATTAtacattaataatgtttgtGATCATGTATCAAACACCTCATTTAatttctatgcagatgatacagTCATTTATTGTCCATCCCCTTCCCTAGTTCAGACCCTTCAATACCTGCAATCAGCTGTTGACGTGGTTCAATCCCGTCTAGCTCAACTCGGGTTGGTATTGAACGCAGAGAAATCAAAACTTAAGATCTCAAAGTGTAAAGAGTTGACGTTCAGTTTGCCAAAGATCACGGCAGTTCAAGGTGATGAAACTGAAAGGGTCACAGTTTATAAATATTTAGGGACCAAAATTGATCAGAAGTATTGAATTCAAATCAATTTCAAAGGACAAAGAAATATTTccccttggtcagtgtgacaaCTGTTGATGTGATGCTGAtctgtatttaatgtttgtgataatatatatatatatatacatatatatatatatatatatatatttgtaattgCTTTCTTCTTCATTCGGGTTTGACctcaggtttatttatttattgacaagtaggttttcacatacaaggaatttgctgtTGCTCAAGTGGTGACTCTTCTAGCAACTGTTACAATAATCAGTTAGCATTAACCATTAATGGCATTAATGAGGCTGCATTGTTGAGCAACAATgaaataaagagaagtttgttATCCACATATAAAGAAAACTGGTTTAACTTTTAGTTTTCTGTGATAAAGTGATGGAACAATCCGACAGagacaaatataacaaagagtgcaaaatgaaaagaatacatgtgaacttgttttttttaatctactttATTGGAATATCATCTACTCCTTCACTATGTTAGGTTTGAAGTCATGTCTGACCGTCTTGGTAAGTTCCTCTGCGTACTCAGAATACCGCCCAGTCATCTGCAAAGAAAGGAAGAGTGAACAGGAAGTCCGATAGATTGTTTTAGCATTACTGTAACGCTTCCAAAGCTTCCTCTTCCTTCGGTCTGTACACAACTCTCCAATAGACACATTTCATCATGGTGAGTCGTGTTATCTCCAGTTATATTCACCTTAAAGCTCCATTTGTCGCTGATTTGTCTGTTCAGGTTGAGATCCAGTTCTACCACCAGGAGTCCGTCACGGGTTCTGGAGAGCCCCGGGGTCCGGCTGCCGTCAGGAGCCGCCACGTAACTGGATCCGTAGAAATGTCCGAAGTCATGgtgagctgcaaaaaaaaacaaaaaaaacatatatatatatatatatatacaatgatGTGTTTCTGTGCTGAATAACATTCAGGTTCTCCTTAAGAATAAACTTACTAATGCAGATTTCCAAATGAAAGAAGCTACATGAAAAGGAGGGAAATCTTCTCAATTCTAGGGAATAAGTTGCTTACCTTTTTTTCCATCACCTGACGTGAATTCACTTTGGAAATGTTCCTGTGTGAAAGACAAGAACTCACATAAAGTCACACAAACTCCCACCAGCGACTGTTaagcagctaatgctaacatcaTTCTTCCGTTCAGGGTTTACAGGCTGTTGCTGTGTCACTTCCAAGATTAAATTGTTTCATTAATTTTAAGAAAGTGTGAAATATTTCACCATCTTCTTCATTCTGctctttactttgttttttttttctcatttcttgGAGCATTTACCTGAAGAAAACACTCGTATGTCATAAATCTGGCTGGGTACAACccagacaacaaacaaaaccacaGTTGTTGCTGGTGTACTTTTATTTATCCGACCTTTGTGTGTGACTGGACACGTTAACTCACCGTCCCAACGCGGTTGATTCCACAAGTGAAGCAGTGGTTGGCTATGGCTGCGTTCCTGGCCTCGATAGACCACATGGGCTCACTAGACAGAACCATTATTGTTATAAATCAATATCTGGGACCATTCGTTAATATGCAGTACATAAAAGTGACTTCATTACCTGAGAGCGCCGACAGTAGCTGAGGGGTTGAAGATGATCTCAGCTCCGTTCATGCTGTACATGAACCAGTTGAGAGGGTGATGGCGTCCGTAGCAGATATTCACAGCGATGTTCCCGAACTGTGTCTGGAACACTGTGTGGCCAGTGTTGCCCTCCATGTAATATGTGGACTAGAtgttaaacaaacacaattaaaGCCTTATTCCTTACAGCAAActaacctagggctgggcgacatggaccACAAGTCATATCTGAttattcaggctgaatatcgatatacgacatatatcctgatatttttatctcaaagtgagagcaaaagTTAAAGCCAAATCTGACacacataaagtgcacatttaaataaaaattaccttaaataaaaatagcctatgaaataaaataggccaatctttttctgaaataaatatatttatatgagaaaagaataatgaacattacaaaagaactagtaagggcagcatttatatagaaagaaagaaaacaatctgaactatatcgatatatgtgataaggtctaattccatatcacatttaaaaatgaatggatatattttttatatgtatatatcgcccagccctacactaACCTCATTAAAGTCTCCAATCCTTGGAATATGGTTCTTCCTGCTCTTTCCCAGCACATTCCCAGAGTTGGAGATGACCACCGCTGTGTTCCACAGAGTGCTGTGCAGACCTTCTCGCTCCAGGATGGGAGAAACAACCACCATGTTGTATTTCTTGGCCAGCTAATAAAAGaatcagtgttaataagaaaagaaaagcgtTTTACTGAGGCAGACTGAACTCTGACTCACCTCTTGGCAGAAGCGTGTGGTGCTTCCTTCCTCAGCAGACTCTGCGAACTCCGTCCATGGTTCCTTCTCTCGGGTGCAGAAAGCAAAGGGCATGGCTGCACAGCAGAAGTCAGTTAgcctctgtatatatatatatatatatatattagtcatGTTTAATGCACTCTGATGAAAACACTCACTCCACGTCTCCTGAAAGCAGATGATGTTCACTCCGCACATGGCTGCCACTTCAACCATCTCACCAATCCGACTGTGCGTGGCATTGATCTGTGGaggagaaaatataaaacaatgtctGCATTTAATCCAGTAGAGTGTGATTAATGAGGCAGAAAGCATTAATGATCATTGTTGACTTGTGTTGAGCTAAACGTGTCGTACTGAGAGCTGCAAGCTGAGACc
It contains:
- the upb1 gene encoding beta-ureidopropionase isoform X1 — translated: MSTCEFESLEECLEAHLPEAELAHVKRILFGKETEKLELPASAAAAASERNFELKAFRFEAAQEQLRPPRRIRVGLVQHRTVLPTDAPILDQINATHSRIGEMVEVAAMCGVNIICFQETWTMPFAFCTREKEPWTEFAESAEEGSTTRFCQELAKKYNMVVVSPILEREGLHSTLWNTAVVISNSGNVLGKSRKNHIPRIGDFNESTYYMEGNTGHTVFQTQFGNIAVNICYGRHHPLNWFMYSMNGAEIIFNPSATVGALSEPMWSIEARNAAIANHCFTCGINRVGTEHFQSEFTSGDGKKAHHDFGHFYGSSYVAAPDGSRTPGLSRTRDGLLVVELDLNLNRQISDKWSFKMTGRYSEYAEELTKTVRHDFKPNIVKE
- the upb1 gene encoding beta-ureidopropionase isoform X2, translated to MSTCEFESLEECLEAHLPEAELAHVKRILFGKETEKLELPASAAAAASERNFELKAFRFEAAQEQLRPPRRIRVGLVQHRTVLPTDAPILDQINATHSRIGEMVEVAAMCGVNIICFQETWTMPFAFCTREKEPWTEFAESAEEGSTTRFCQELAKKYNMVVVSPILEREGLHSTLWNTAVVISNSGNVLGKSRKNHIPRIGDFNESTYYMEGNTGHTVFQTQFGNIAVNICYGRHHPLNWFMYSMNGAEIIFNPSATVGALSEPMWSIEARNAAIANHCFTCGINRVGTEHFQSEFTSGDGKKSSP